Within Candidatus Bathyarchaeota archaeon, the genomic segment CGAACTCACCAAAGAAGCCAAAACCACAGCCAAGAGGTTGAAACTGCGATGAGCGCCCCAGACGCCACAGAAGCGCTGAAACGGCTAGCCGAGGAACCAACGCTGTTTGCGCAGTTGCTTTTGGATTTTAAGCCGTTCTCCTACCAAGAGCGGCTCCTAAACGACCAATCCGAACGCATCATCGCCTGCATGGGACGACAAACAGGCAAAACCACCACCATAGCCACCAAAGCCATCCACTACGCCTACACCCACCCCAAAACCACAACGCTCATCGTTTCGCCTTCGCTGCGGCAGAGCATGATAATGTTCGACAAAATCCTCACATTCACCCAAAGCAACCCATACCTAAAGAAAAGCGTAACCAGAAAAACCCACACCCTAATCAAACTCACAACAGGCTCACAAATCATCGCCTTGCCTTGCAGCGAGCACATGCTAAGAGGCTACACGGCGAATTTGGTAATCTGTGACGAAGCCTCATTCATCCCAGAATCTATAATCACAGAAATCATCTACCCCATGATAAGCACAACCAAAGGCACTACAATCCTACTCTCCACACCATGGGACAAAAACCACTTCTTCTACAAAGCCTTCCTCAACCCAACCTACAGCGCCCACAAAATCCCCTCCACAGAAAACCCCTCATCCCGCAAGAATTCCTTGAAGAAATGAAGCAAACCATGACACAAGAAGCCTACATGCGCGAATACCAAGCGGAGTTCACCGAAGCCGCAACCAGCTACTTCCAGCAGGAACTCATCCGCAGATGCATCGAAAAAGCCCAGCAACTAAACCTCGAGCCATACACAAGCCTCGAACAAACCATCCTAAAGGGCGATTATTACGCTGGGTTGGATTTGGGCAAAATGCAAGACTACAGTGTCTTTGTAGTCATACAGAAGACCCAAGACCACCTAAAAGTCGTCTACACCCACCAGTTCCCATTACAGACACCCTACACCGAAGTCATAAACACCCTTGTTGCGGCTGATCAGAAATTTCAGTTCAAAAAACTCTTAGCCGACCAATCAGGCATCGGCGAACCGATCCTCGAAAGCCTAAAAGACGAGGGCTTAACCTCAGCCGATGGACTCACCCTCACCCAAGACTCCAAAACCGAACTCCTCACATTCCTCAAACTCTCCATGGAACAAAACAGCATAGCCATCCCCTACAACAAAAATCTCTGTCAACAAATCAACGACCAACAATACAGTTACGGCAAAAACGGCAAACTAACATTTGACCATCCACCAAACACGCACGATGACATGCTTTGGGCACTGGCACTAGCCGTCTACGCCGCGAAGAGTCAGGTGACACCTAAGCTTTGGGTTGTTTCAAAAACTGCCCGACGCAGAAGTAGACTTCAAACGCTAAAACACAAACTTGCCCACATAGGAGGCGCAAATAGATGACACGACGTAGACCAGAACATTTTCATATTGCCCAACTAAAACGTACTTACGACAGAAAAACCGATACTTTCACGGTTAACATCAGCTACGAAACGGCTCCAACACTCTTAACAGAACGCACTAAAGAAGTGGCAGAAGCTTTTGGGCTCGGCGTTGACCAAACCCGCCAATTCACCCTCTATGACAACGTCAACATCCATATTCGCCCAACTGACGTGGTTCTGATTACGGGCGACAGCGGAAGCGGAAAAAGCGCATTGCTGAAAGCAATTAAATCTGATTTAGGCTCAGAGGCGCTAGACATAAAAGACATACCCATTAACAGCAACCAACCTATCATCGAAACAATAGGAACAAACACAACCACAGCCATAGAAGCCCTTAGCCAAGTTGGGCTAAACGATGCCTTCATATTTCTACGCCCATACAACCAACTGAGTGAGGGACAGAAACACCGTTATCAAGCCGCGCTACTTGCCGCCTCAAGCAAGCCATTTTGGATTGTTGACGAATTTACAAGCACCTTAGACCGTGATACCGCGAAGATTTTGGCGTTTAATCTCCAAAAATTAGCTCGTAAGAATGGCAAGGCAGTAATCGCCGCTACTACTCACCGAGATCTTCTAAAGGACTTTGCCCCCAACGTTCACATCCATAAACGGTATGGGAAAGAAGTCACTGTCCGCTACTACCCCAAAGCCAAAGCCGTCCACTGCTCACTCACACGCCAAATGTCCATAGCTCAGGGCACTTCAGCCGACTACAAAGCACTCTGCGAATTCCACTACCGCGCCCACCGCACCCCGCCAACAAGAAAAATCTTTACCCTAAAACGCAAAGACGAACTCTGCGGAGTCATAGTCTATTGTTATCCGCCGCCGATGAGTTTTGGCAGAAAAAAGGTCTGGAAAGGCGACATCAAGCAACTTCAGAAAGAAGTCAGCGTTATCAGCCGCGTAATCATTCACCCGAAGTATCGCAGTATTGGTTTGGGCGAAAAGTTGGTTCGGGACACGCTAATGTTTGCGGGGACGCCTTATGTTGAGGCGGTTGCTGTTATGGCGAAGTACAATCCGTTCTTTGAGAAGGCGGGGATGCAGAAAATCGCTGAAAGCAAACCCAGCAAACCCATAACCGAAGCACTACAACGGCTCGAGAAGTTGGGCTTTGACTGCATGCTCATGGGCTCAGCAAGCTACAACCAACAAAAAATCGCCCAAACAGGCACCCAACCAATCATCGACATCCTAACCGAACTCTCGCAACGTGACGGCGGAATCAGACGCAGACTAGCCAACACCACAAACCCCTATCCACGCCACCCCGAAGCAGCGCAAAAAATCGCCGCCTACACCTCAGCCGACCTAGCAGAAGCCCTAAAACGCCTCAGCTTCGCAAATCAAACAAAAACCTACCTATTTTGGAGACCGCCTTAGATCTTCTTTAAAAACACAACTGTAAATAGTTAAGACCTAAAAGGAATAGTCAATTAGGCAGGTTTCTTTGGCCAGTCTTCAAACTTCAAGGTTATTGACTTGTCGCCTACAGGTTTGAGTACCAAATTGAGTGTAGAACCATCAGTCTGTGCATCTGCGAGCCGTTCCACCTCGTCTATGGGGAGCGCAAACTGCATATCAGGTAAGTCGATGGTATTCTTCCCAAACGGAATCTCCTCGTCGAAGAGCTTTAGCGTTGTGGTCTGTGTTACTTTCATTTGAGAAATCTTGCCTTGCTTTTTCTGAATATCGATAATCTGCCTTGTGCCTTGCTTCAGGAATCCCATTGTTATTTCGTTGATTTGCCCTGAGTCTTCGCCTGTGTCTATCACTCGGATGGCAGTGAAAATATCTTTTATGTCTTCCTGAGTGATTTTCTTTGGCATTTGTATTCTATGATTGATTTTCTCTTGGATATAGGCCAGTTTTGACAATAGATAGCGCCAGTCCTCCGATTGCTCAAAGGTGTCACGCATTTGGAAAATGAGTAACGGCTTGTTATCTTTCGGATTTACAAGCGAAATACGCTTGTGCTTATTGATAGCACTTATCAACTCTTGAAACTGATAAGCCTGCTTTACATCAGCCTTCTCCGTTTCAAACTCAAAGTTAAACTTGTTACTTTTCCCTGCCGCATCAACTATGAAATTGAAAATAAAAGGCAAATTCCTATCCTGTGATGACAAGTAATTAACGGTTCCCTCTGATTTGGTACGCCAGAGGTGGACATTATCAAATGCAATGTCGGAGCCGGGCACTTCCAGCCTTACGGGTGGTGCGGCTTGCGGTTGTGGAGCGAAAGTTAATGAAGCCTTTCCTTTTTCCACATCTATCAGTGACTTTCCATTCATTGTCAAGCCTTTGAGTTGCGGCGACTCTATCGTAAATGGCTTTAAGGTCTTAATCGACTCATTCAACCTTTCTAAAAGAGTTGGCTCACCTTTCTTTGTCTCTGCCGTAATAGTAAACGGTATGCCGCCTTCCTCAGGAGGCTTGGTCGATTTGAAAGCAAGACTAACCTCTGGCTTTCCTAAGACACCGTCACTGAGGCCCTCGCTTAAGCCCTTGACCACCTCTTCCAAAGCCTCTCCGAGAGGTCGAGATTGCATTTCTCTCTTTATCTGCTCAGACAAGTTGTGTTTAAGGCTTAGAGTTTGCAGTTTTCCCTCAAGCTTTCGCTTGTTCTCCTCATTACCGTAGATATCCTCAAAAAGAAACAGGTTATGCTGAGCGATATAATTAGTCAAATCATCTTTATGGCCTTCGGAAAGCTTTCCCTTGTAGATTATCATAAAATGATGCCAAGGCTTCGGCACCTTACCTGTTGGTGTCCCGTAAATCTTCAGAGTGTTCGCAAATATTGACCTATTATCCTTAGTTTCAACCTCAAAGGTCATGAGAGGGGTTTGCTCTTTCTTAAGCTTCCAAATAACATCAACAAAGTATTCTCTGGCAACCAAAGGGTATTCTAATTCAGCTATGTACCCAAGCGATTCTCCTTTTGCCTTTAACCAATCGATAAACTCTAAAGTATCTCTATCTCTATGCTTTCCCATAGCTGGTAGATACGCTGGTTAGTATATAATTTTGTTTATTCAGAGATAAAGAAAAAAGAGGAGAAGAATCAACCCTTTCGGGTGTTGTACGCTGGGTATTTACCAGACTGCCTGCGATATGTATCAAGTTCTGCATTTTGCCTCTGAACGCAACGATCCTTTCCACCAGTATATTCAACTCTATAGTAGGACGCACCAGGACATGGTTCTGAACCTTGTGCAAAATGGCACATCAGTCTATCGTATATGCGACCTTCACCGATGTATATAACTCCAGAGCCATTTCCAAGTTCATAGATACCATAGTTATTGCTCTCTCTCCCAACGTTTTCTTTAGTGTAGTACGACCATTTTATTGCTAATGGCACTGCTATCACCAAGGTAGGGTTTACTTGATTGGAAATAAAAGTGTTCTTTGCATAACTAGCAATTTTTTCAGGTACCTGAATGAAATTTTACAGAAAAAATTCTAAGAATACTAATCAGGGTATTAAACGGAAGCTGGTGCGAAAAAGTTCGAAGTAACGATGGACTACAGCAGCGATTCCCGAGGCTCCCTCGAACTATTATGGATTCACCTAAAAAGTCTCTCAGTTCAGCGTTGAGGAGTTGGTTTTGGCGCTTGCGCGGTTTGGGTTTTGTGTGCAGAGCAAAGTGTACTTGTTTTGGGATTCTAGCAAGTAGCTCTTTTTTGGATTATTTTATATTGAACTTTACACAGATAGCTATACTGATATAGGCGCATTTTATGTCTGAATCCTCCACTGTGGTGGACCGAAACGCCCATTTAGCTTCGTTTCCGATTCTTAATCCCAGCCCAATTATCGAAGCTGACTTTGAAGGTAATTTGCTGTTCGCTAACCCCGCAGCACAAATCATCTTCGCAGGTCTTACAAGCAACCCTGCGGTTCACCCGATTTTTAGGCAATGGAAAGAAATCGTCTCCGCCTTCACCGAGAAGAAGGTGACGCATTTTCAGCGGGAAATCGAAGTTGAAGGTTCATGGTTTATCCAGCAAATCTTCGTAGTTCCAGGCAGCCAGAAAATAAGGATCTACTTTACCCCGATTAACGAATTAAAAAAGACGCAGCAGCTTTTGGAGAGAGAAAGAAACCTGCTACGTTCAGTGATGAATGGCGCTAAAAACGTACATTTAGTCTATCTTGATAGGGACTTCAATTTTGTCCGCGTCAACGAAGCTTACGCCAAAACCTGCGGCTACACACCTGAAGAGATGGTGGGGAAAAACCATTTTGTTCTCTATCCAAATCCAGAGAATGAATCGGTTTTTAGGCGGGTGAGAGACACAGGCATATCCATCGAGTTTAAGGATAAACCCTTTGTTTTCCCCGACCAACCAAATCGAGGCACCACATACTGGGATTGGACGCTTGAACCCATCAAAAACAGCCAAGGAAAAGTGGAAGGCCTAGTTTTCTCGCTGGTGGAAACCACAGAACGCAAACGAATCCAAAGAAAACTCGAAGAATACGCTTGCCGTATGGAAGAGTTGGCGCGGCAGAGAGCCAAAGAGTTAAGCAACAGTGAACGGATGGCGGCGATTGGGCAAACCGCGGGTATGGTTGGCCATGACATCCGTAATCCACTGCAGGCTATTGCGGGGGAACTTTACCTTGCTAAAGAGGAGTTGGAAGCGATG encodes:
- a CDS encoding phage terminase large subunit, which translates into the protein MSAPDATEALKRLAEEPTLFAQLLLDFKPFSYQERLLNDQSERIIACMGRQTGKTTTIATKAIHYAYTHPKTTTLIVSPSLRQSMIMFDKILTFTQSNPYLKKSVTRKTHTLIKLTTGSQIIALPCSEHMLRGYTANLVICDEASFIPESIITEIIYPMISTTKGTTILLSTPWDKNHFFYKAFLNPTYSAHKIPSTENPSSRKNSLKK
- a CDS encoding GNAT family N-acetyltransferase; this translates as MTRRRPEHFHIAQLKRTYDRKTDTFTVNISYETAPTLLTERTKEVAEAFGLGVDQTRQFTLYDNVNIHIRPTDVVLITGDSGSGKSALLKAIKSDLGSEALDIKDIPINSNQPIIETIGTNTTTAIEALSQVGLNDAFIFLRPYNQLSEGQKHRYQAALLAASSKPFWIVDEFTSTLDRDTAKILAFNLQKLARKNGKAVIAATTHRDLLKDFAPNVHIHKRYGKEVTVRYYPKAKAVHCSLTRQMSIAQGTSADYKALCEFHYRAHRTPPTRKIFTLKRKDELCGVIVYCYPPPMSFGRKKVWKGDIKQLQKEVSVISRVIIHPKYRSIGLGEKLVRDTLMFAGTPYVEAVAVMAKYNPFFEKAGMQKIAESKPSKPITEALQRLEKLGFDCMLMGSASYNQQKIAQTGTQPIIDILTELSQRDGGIRRRLANTTNPYPRHPEAAQKIAAYTSADLAEALKRLSFANQTKTYLFWRPP
- a CDS encoding ATP-binding protein, yielding MSESSTVVDRNAHLASFPILNPSPIIEADFEGNLLFANPAAQIIFAGLTSNPAVHPIFRQWKEIVSAFTEKKVTHFQREIEVEGSWFIQQIFVVPGSQKIRIYFTPINELKKTQQLLERERNLLRSVMNGAKNVHLVYLDRDFNFVRVNEAYAKTCGYTPEEMVGKNHFVLYPNPENESVFRRVRDTGISIEFKDKPFVFPDQPNRGTTYWDWTLEPIKNSQGKVEGLVFSLVETTERKRIQRKLEEYACRMEELARQRAKELSNSERMAAIGQTAGMVGHDIRNPLQAIAGELYLAKEELEAMPDSDSKRYLQESISGIEQNLFYIDKIVADLQDYTKPLKPNMEQVEINKAIEEALLVVTIPNNIAVNINTEGCTPINADMSMLKRVLINLIQNAVQAMPNGGTLKIHAANQNSQTHIAIQDTGEGIPQEVQEKLFTPLFTTKSKGQGFGLAVVKRLVEAQNGTISYQTQKGKGTTFTIQLPQNQKQ